The Vicia villosa cultivar HV-30 ecotype Madison, WI linkage group LG1, Vvil1.0, whole genome shotgun sequence genome includes a region encoding these proteins:
- the LOC131596290 gene encoding uncharacterized protein LOC131596290, with amino-acid sequence MANNVTATREATRRTHTYSFHREGMIQLGQLGGLITGHNKTVFIENYGNILTLLYSHVDEWALSTLLQFYDPDLRCFTFSGYQLAPTLEEYSHFLNIKIQHKVPFVCVPEEPDLDYIANALYLSIGEVHGNWKKNGNTHGFYMSFLIEKAQESPNKKMWEAFSTLLAVLIYGIVMFPNIHKFVDLVAICLFVDRNPIPTLLADTYYSIHSRYGKGSAIRNCLPLLYTWFKSHLPASGPFVTSTQKWPQRIMGLTANDIVFCHIGMSIKEVMTSCGTFDNVPLIGTKGVINYNPKLALRQLGFALEDKPLDKEIFESVCFEKGTDPKGLKKVRNAWNSIHTDDQTSLGVKNVVANQAYTNWVEERVKDRLLPFPKVIPLYEQPPKVPNATMPAKNCIQVNMESTQLHEKRSDARPKHHLVDQIRVELTHEAKVLKEGSLRVQKRARTEKDERDTTVVVEDHQEIMKRAVKDAEEKLKREYREDLKAYKLKIEREARAEVRSLKKKLEEETTQRIAVETELKGSHLRTARLTEENAKLRDRMMERMEIEDDEDWGRR; translated from the coding sequence atggctaacaacgtgaccgctacCAGAGAAGCTACAAGGCGTACTCACACTTACAGTTTCCATCGTGAGGGCATGATTCAGTTGGGACAGTTGGGTGGATTGATTACTGGTCATAATAAAACCGTGTTCATTGAGAATTATGGAAATATCTTGACTCTTTTGTACTCACATGTCGACGAATGGGctttatctactcttctccagttctatgatcccgacTTGCGTTGTTTCACATTCTCAGGCTATCAGTTGGCTCCCACTCTCGAGGAGTACTCTCACTTTCTCAATATCAAaattcaacacaaggttcctTTCGTTTGTGTCCCAGAAGAGCCTGATTTGGATTATattgccaacgctctttatttgagcataggaGAGGTTCATGGAaattggaagaagaatggtaACACTCATGGTTTCTACATGAGTTTCTTGATTGAAAAGGCCCAAGAGTCGCCTAACAAAAAGATGTGGGAAGCCTTTAGCACCCTTCTGGCCGTTCTGATCTATGGGATCGTGATGTTCcctaacattcacaagttcgttgatctGGTCGCTATATGTCTTTTCGTGGATAGGAATCCGATCCCTACTTTGCTAGCCGATACGTACTATTCCATTCACTCTCGATATGGGAAAGGGAGCGCCATACGGAATTGTTTACCGCTGTTATACACCTGGTTTAAGTCTCACCTACCTGCAAGTGGTCCTTTTGTTACTTCTACtcagaaatggcctcaaaggatcatggggcttactgCAAACGACATTGTCTTCTGTCATATCGGAATGAGCATAAAGGAAGTTATGACTAGTTGTGGTACCTTTGACAACgttcccctcataggaacgaAAGGTGTTATCAACTATAATCCTAAGCTAGCGCTAcgtcagttgggttttgcacttgaagacaagcctttggacaaagagatattCGAATCCGTTTGCTTTGAGAAGGGAACCGATCCAAAGGGTCTAAAAAAAGTGAGGAATGCCTGGAATAGCATCCATACAGATGATCAAACTTCTCTAGGTGTGAAGAATGTCGTTGCCAACCAAGCCTATACAAATTGGGTCGAAGAAAGAGTTAAAGATcgcctgttgcctttcccgaaggttatcCCATTGTACGAGCAACCACCTAAGGTTCCAAATGCCACTATGCCTGCTAAGAATTGCATCCAAGTGAATATGGAAAGCACCCAATTGCACGAAAAGAGGTCAGATGCGCGACCAAAACATCATCTTGTGGACCAAATAAGGGTTGAGTTGACACATGAAGCCAAGGTGCTGAAAGAAGGATCTTTgagagttcaaaagagggctagaacGGAAAAAGATGAAAGAGATACTACTGTTGTTGTTGAGGATCACCAGGAGATCATGAAAAGGGCCGTAAAAGATGCAGAAGAGAAACTCAAGCGAGAGTACAGAGAAGACTTGAAGGCTTATAAACTCAAAATAGAAAGGGAGGCTAGAGCTGAAGTGAGGAgtctgaaaaagaaactggaagaagagaccaccCAAAGAATAGCGGTGGAGACTGAGTTGAAAGGGAGTCACCTCCGTAccgctcgactaacagaagagaatgcTAAGCTCAGAGATCGAATGATGG